A region of Vitis riparia cultivar Riparia Gloire de Montpellier isolate 1030 chromosome 12, EGFV_Vit.rip_1.0, whole genome shotgun sequence DNA encodes the following proteins:
- the LOC117926615 gene encoding cytochrome P450 724B1-like isoform X2 — translation MAVGFWFVLLVGLVGLVLGLILNHFLPLFFKLGHVPKGTFGWPLLGETLCFLKPHPSNSLGAFLQDRCSRFGKVFKSHLFFSPTVVSCDQELNYFILQNEDKLFQCSYPKPIHGILGKISMLVAVGDTHKRLRNVALSLVTTTKTKPEFLNEVERAAIRVLDSWKDKPQVIFCEEARKFTFNVIVKQVLGLTPDDPQTAKILQDFLTFMRGLISFPLYIPGTPYARAVQARIRISSTVKAIIEERRRDAENSSKRDDFLEILLCVDTLSEDEKVSFVLDSLLGGYETTSLLMALAVHFLGKSPTALEQLKLEHQKIRSMKQKDDYLNWDDYKRMDFTKNVIHEALRCGNVVKFVHRKALKDIKFRVFSAVHLDPSLHASALQFHPWRWEGRDQTCKKFTPFGGGSRCCPGSELAKIQVAFFLHHLVQNFRWNTKDGDQPFAYPYVEFQRGLTLNLDHCST, via the exons ATGGCTGTAGGTTTTTGGTTTGTTCTTTTAGTTGGTCTGGTTGGGCTTGTCTTGGGTCTCATCTTGAACCACTTTCTGCCCTTGTTCTTCAAGCTTGGGCATGTCCCTAAAGGGACTTTTGGGTGGCCTCTACTGGGTGAAACCCTTTGTTTTTTGAAGCCTCACCCCTCTAATTCTCTTGGTGCATTTCTTCAAGACCGTTGTTCTAG GTTTGGCAAAGTGTTCAAATCCCACTTGTTCTTCTCTCCAACTGTGGTATCTTGTGACCAGGAGCTCAACTACTTCATACTTCAGAATGAAGACAAGTTGTTCCAGTGCAGTTATCCAAAGCCCATCCATGGTATTCTCGGGAAGATTTCCATGCTGGTGGCGGTAGGCGACACCCACAAGAGGCTCAGAAACGTGGCTCTCTCACTGGTCACCACTACAAAAACAAAGCCTGAGTTTCTCAACGAGGTGGAAAGGGCAGCTATTCGGGTTCTTGATTCCTGGAAAGATAAACCACAAGTCATCTTCTGTGAAGAGGCTAGAAAG TTCACATTCAATGTAATAGTAAAGCAGGTCTTAGGCTTGACACCAGATGATCCACAGACTGCTAAAATTCTTCAAGATTTCCTCACTTTTATGAGAGGACTCATATCTTTCCCACTCTATATTCCCGGAACTCCATACGCAAGAGCTGTTCAG GCTAGAATTAGGATATCTTCTACTGTCAAAGCAATTATagaggaaagaagaagagatgCTGAGAATTCTAGCAAAAGGGATGATTTCCTTGAGATCCTTTTATGCGTTGATACCTTATCAGAAGATGAAAAAGTGAGCTTCGTTTTGGATTCTCTACTGGGTGGCTATGAAACTACCTCTCTCTTAATGGCCTTGGCTGTGCATTTTCTGGGTAAATCACCCACTGCACTGGAACAGTTAAAG CTGGAGCATCAGAAGATAAGAAGCATGAAGCAGAAAGATGACTATTTGAACTGGGATGATTATAAGCGAATGGATTTTACTAAAAAT GTCATTCATGAAGCTCTCAGATGTGGCAATGTTGTGAAGTTTGTGCACAGAAAAGCTCTCAAAGATATCAAATTTAGAG TTTTCAGTGCAGTTCATTTGGACCCATCTCTCCATGCAAGTGCTCTCCAgttccatccatggagatgggAG GGCCGAGATCAAACATGCAAGAAATTTACTCCCTTTGGTGGAGGGTCAAGATGCTGCCCCGGATCTGAGCTTGCTAAGATACAGGTTGCCTTCTTCCTCCACCACCTTGTACAGAATTTCAG ATGGAATACCAAGGATGGTGATCAACCCTTTGCATATCCATATGTTGAATTCCAGAGAGGATTGACACTAAATTTGGATCACTGTTCCACCTga
- the LOC117926615 gene encoding cytochrome P450 724B1-like isoform X1 — translation MAVGFWFVLLVGLVGLVLGLILNHFLPLFFKLGHVPKGTFGWPLLGETLCFLKPHPSNSLGAFLQDRCSRFGKVFKSHLFFSPTVVSCDQELNYFILQNEDKLFQCSYPKPIHGILGKISMLVAVGDTHKRLRNVALSLVTTTKTKPEFLNEVERAAIRVLDSWKDKPQVIFCEEARKFTFNVIVKQVLGLTPDDPQTAKILQDFLTFMRGLISFPLYIPGTPYARAVQARIRISSTVKAIIEERRRDAENSSKRDDFLEILLCVDTLSEDEKVSFVLDSLLGGYETTSLLMALAVHFLGKSPTALEQLKLEHQKIRSMKQKDDYLNWDDYKRMDFTKNVIHEALRCGNVVKFVHRKALKDIKFRDYLIPSGWKVLPVFSAVHLDPSLHASALQFHPWRWEGRDQTCKKFTPFGGGSRCCPGSELAKIQVAFFLHHLVQNFRWNTKDGDQPFAYPYVEFQRGLTLNLDHCST, via the exons ATGGCTGTAGGTTTTTGGTTTGTTCTTTTAGTTGGTCTGGTTGGGCTTGTCTTGGGTCTCATCTTGAACCACTTTCTGCCCTTGTTCTTCAAGCTTGGGCATGTCCCTAAAGGGACTTTTGGGTGGCCTCTACTGGGTGAAACCCTTTGTTTTTTGAAGCCTCACCCCTCTAATTCTCTTGGTGCATTTCTTCAAGACCGTTGTTCTAG GTTTGGCAAAGTGTTCAAATCCCACTTGTTCTTCTCTCCAACTGTGGTATCTTGTGACCAGGAGCTCAACTACTTCATACTTCAGAATGAAGACAAGTTGTTCCAGTGCAGTTATCCAAAGCCCATCCATGGTATTCTCGGGAAGATTTCCATGCTGGTGGCGGTAGGCGACACCCACAAGAGGCTCAGAAACGTGGCTCTCTCACTGGTCACCACTACAAAAACAAAGCCTGAGTTTCTCAACGAGGTGGAAAGGGCAGCTATTCGGGTTCTTGATTCCTGGAAAGATAAACCACAAGTCATCTTCTGTGAAGAGGCTAGAAAG TTCACATTCAATGTAATAGTAAAGCAGGTCTTAGGCTTGACACCAGATGATCCACAGACTGCTAAAATTCTTCAAGATTTCCTCACTTTTATGAGAGGACTCATATCTTTCCCACTCTATATTCCCGGAACTCCATACGCAAGAGCTGTTCAG GCTAGAATTAGGATATCTTCTACTGTCAAAGCAATTATagaggaaagaagaagagatgCTGAGAATTCTAGCAAAAGGGATGATTTCCTTGAGATCCTTTTATGCGTTGATACCTTATCAGAAGATGAAAAAGTGAGCTTCGTTTTGGATTCTCTACTGGGTGGCTATGAAACTACCTCTCTCTTAATGGCCTTGGCTGTGCATTTTCTGGGTAAATCACCCACTGCACTGGAACAGTTAAAG CTGGAGCATCAGAAGATAAGAAGCATGAAGCAGAAAGATGACTATTTGAACTGGGATGATTATAAGCGAATGGATTTTACTAAAAAT GTCATTCATGAAGCTCTCAGATGTGGCAATGTTGTGAAGTTTGTGCACAGAAAAGCTCTCAAAGATATCAAATTTAGAG ATTATCTAATTCCATCTGGTTGGAAGGTCCTACCAGTTTTCAGTGCAGTTCATTTGGACCCATCTCTCCATGCAAGTGCTCTCCAgttccatccatggagatgggAG GGCCGAGATCAAACATGCAAGAAATTTACTCCCTTTGGTGGAGGGTCAAGATGCTGCCCCGGATCTGAGCTTGCTAAGATACAGGTTGCCTTCTTCCTCCACCACCTTGTACAGAATTTCAG ATGGAATACCAAGGATGGTGATCAACCCTTTGCATATCCATATGTTGAATTCCAGAGAGGATTGACACTAAATTTGGATCACTGTTCCACCTga